Proteins encoded by one window of Streptomyces uncialis:
- a CDS encoding fumarylacetoacetate hydrolase family protein yields MRIANAAGRAALLTAEGWTDVERASGGLFAADPQELYERWEDFRHWAATAPPGGDVVPTPATLGPPVPRPRQVLAIGLNYLDHADESGFAVPEHPPVFTKFVSSITGPHGDITLPDGSVDWEVELVAVIGRRAWQVSREHAWAHVAGLTVGQDISERDKQLTGPVPQFSLGKSHPGFAPLGPYLVTPDEFEDPDDLGLGCAVDGEELQNGRTSSLVFSVPELIARLSAVLPLLPGDVIFTGTPAGVGLGRRPQRFLAEGEELVSYVEGIGEMRHRMVRDRAAAPPLRTRS; encoded by the coding sequence ATGCGTATTGCGAATGCGGCCGGACGGGCCGCGCTGCTCACCGCCGAGGGGTGGACGGATGTCGAGCGGGCCAGCGGCGGGCTCTTCGCGGCCGACCCCCAGGAGCTGTACGAGCGCTGGGAGGACTTCCGGCACTGGGCGGCCACCGCGCCGCCGGGCGGCGATGTGGTGCCGACCCCGGCCACCCTGGGCCCCCCGGTGCCGAGGCCGCGCCAGGTGCTCGCCATCGGGCTGAACTACCTCGACCACGCGGACGAGTCGGGATTCGCGGTCCCGGAACACCCGCCCGTGTTCACGAAGTTCGTCTCCTCGATCACCGGACCCCACGGCGACATCACCCTCCCGGACGGGAGCGTGGACTGGGAGGTCGAACTCGTCGCGGTCATCGGCCGCCGCGCCTGGCAGGTGAGCCGGGAACACGCCTGGGCCCATGTCGCGGGCCTCACCGTCGGACAGGACATCTCCGAACGGGACAAGCAGCTGACCGGCCCCGTCCCCCAGTTCAGCCTCGGCAAGTCCCACCCGGGCTTCGCCCCGCTCGGCCCGTACCTGGTCACCCCCGACGAGTTCGAGGACCCGGACGACCTCGGACTCGGCTGCGCCGTCGACGGCGAGGAACTCCAGAACGGCCGCACATCCAGCCTGGTCTTCTCCGTACCCGAACTGATCGCCCGGCTATCCGCCGTACTGCCGCTGCTCCCCGGGGACGTGATCTTCACGGGCACCCCCGCCGGGGTGGGACTCGGCCGACGGCCGCAGCGCTTCCTGGCCGAGGGCGAGGAACTGGTCAGCTACGTCGAGGGCATCGGCGAGATGCGCCACCGGATGGTCCGGGACCGAGCCGCCGCACCGCCCCTTCGCACCCGCTCATGA
- a CDS encoding GntR family transcriptional regulator, translating into MATKAGKQTLSDDVRGQLRADILSGRLLPGHRLKFPVLSARYDVSVSVLREALVRLAEQGLVRSEPHQGFLVTPLSREDLTELTEARIELETLVLRRSVTEGDLAWESQLVAAHHTLERTPYTAQGDHDRVDDCWSAAHADFHRALLNGCANRRLLHMALGLRDEAELYRRWSRPLGDEPSRDLAGEHRALLDAALARDPEASAEALCAHVRHTTELLLSAADRLDQQQPSDS; encoded by the coding sequence ATGGCGACCAAGGCCGGGAAGCAGACGCTGAGCGACGACGTACGGGGGCAGTTGCGCGCCGACATCCTGAGCGGTCGGCTGCTGCCCGGCCACCGGCTGAAGTTCCCCGTGCTCAGCGCCCGCTACGACGTGAGCGTCAGCGTGCTCCGGGAGGCCTTGGTCCGGCTGGCCGAGCAGGGTCTCGTACGGTCCGAGCCCCATCAGGGCTTCCTGGTGACCCCGCTCTCCCGGGAGGACCTCACCGAACTGACCGAGGCGCGTATCGAGCTGGAGACACTCGTCCTGCGACGCTCCGTGACCGAGGGCGACCTCGCCTGGGAGTCCCAGCTGGTCGCGGCCCATCACACCCTGGAACGGACCCCTTACACCGCCCAGGGCGACCACGACCGTGTCGACGACTGCTGGTCCGCGGCCCACGCCGACTTCCACCGGGCCCTGCTGAACGGCTGCGCCAACCGCCGGCTGCTGCACATGGCACTCGGACTGCGCGACGAGGCCGAGCTGTACCGCCGCTGGTCGCGGCCGCTCGGTGACGAGCCGAGCCGGGATCTGGCGGGCGAGCACCGCGCCCTGCTCGACGCCGCCCTGGCCCGCGATCCGGAGGCGTCCGCCGAGGCGCTGTGCGCCCATGTCCGGCACACCACCGAACTGCTGCTGTCCGCCGCCGACCGCCTCGACCAGCAGCAGCCGTCGGACTCCTGA
- a CDS encoding ABC-F family ATP-binding cassette domain-containing protein, with amino-acid sequence MSDAFIVCSNLSFSWPDDDPVFQDLSFTVGGGRTGLVAPNGAGKSTLLKLIAGEYRPSRGSVTVQGEPGYLPQTLALDGGLDVAEVLGIAPVVRALDAIESGDTGEEHFATIGDDWDIEERTRAQLDRLGLGDLSFDRPLHTLSGGRIVSLGLAAQLLKRPAVLLLDEPTNNLDLDARRKLQDVLDDWPGCLLVVSHDRTLLDRMDRIAELDRGALRFHGGGFTSYEEAVRAEQEVAEKNVRHAEQEVKRQKREMQQARERAERRAGNAARNLGDAGLPRIFAGNMKRGAQESAGKSRQTHTARVDEARTRLDQAGRALRDEQRIALELPGTAVPAGRTVFLGERMQVRHGDRAVFAGEGVDLTIRGPERIALTGPNGAGKSTLLRVISGDLTPEAGPAKPAVGRVAYLSQRLDLLDPERTVAENLADSAPAMPQAERMNLLARFLFRGSRVQLPAGVLSGGERLRATLACVLYAEPAPQLLLLDEPTNNLDLASVGQLESALTAFQGAFVVVSHDERFLTEIGVDRRLRLSDGRLTEGEPPAVTGPHDSGTGR; translated from the coding sequence ATGTCCGACGCATTCATCGTCTGCTCGAATCTCTCCTTCTCCTGGCCCGACGACGACCCGGTCTTCCAGGACCTGTCCTTCACCGTCGGCGGCGGCCGGACGGGCCTGGTCGCACCGAACGGAGCGGGCAAGAGCACCCTGCTCAAGCTGATCGCCGGTGAGTACCGGCCGAGTCGTGGTTCCGTGACCGTCCAGGGCGAGCCGGGCTATCTGCCGCAGACCCTCGCCCTGGACGGCGGCCTCGACGTCGCGGAGGTCCTGGGGATCGCCCCGGTCGTCCGCGCGCTGGACGCCATCGAGTCCGGGGACACCGGCGAGGAGCACTTCGCCACGATCGGCGACGACTGGGACATCGAGGAACGCACCCGGGCCCAGCTCGACCGGCTCGGCCTCGGTGACCTGTCGTTCGACCGGCCCCTGCACACCCTGAGCGGCGGCCGGATCGTTTCCCTCGGCCTGGCGGCACAGCTGCTCAAGCGGCCCGCGGTACTGCTCCTGGACGAGCCCACCAACAACCTCGACCTGGACGCGCGCCGCAAGCTCCAGGACGTGCTGGACGACTGGCCCGGCTGTCTGCTGGTGGTCAGTCACGACCGGACGCTGCTCGACCGGATGGACCGTATCGCCGAACTCGACCGGGGCGCGCTCCGCTTCCACGGCGGCGGCTTCACCTCGTACGAGGAAGCGGTGCGCGCGGAACAGGAGGTCGCGGAGAAGAACGTCCGCCACGCGGAGCAGGAGGTCAAGCGGCAGAAGCGGGAGATGCAGCAGGCACGCGAGCGGGCCGAACGGCGGGCGGGCAACGCCGCGCGCAACCTCGGCGACGCGGGCCTGCCGCGGATCTTCGCGGGGAACATGAAGCGCGGCGCGCAGGAGTCCGCCGGGAAGTCGCGGCAGACGCACACCGCACGGGTCGACGAGGCCAGGACCCGGCTCGACCAGGCGGGCCGCGCCCTGCGCGACGAGCAGCGCATCGCGCTGGAACTGCCGGGGACCGCTGTCCCGGCCGGACGGACCGTCTTCCTCGGCGAGCGGATGCAGGTCCGGCACGGCGATCGCGCGGTCTTCGCCGGAGAAGGCGTCGACCTCACGATCCGGGGCCCCGAACGGATCGCCCTGACCGGCCCCAACGGCGCGGGGAAGTCCACGCTGCTGCGGGTGATCAGCGGTGATCTGACGCCGGAGGCCGGTCCGGCGAAGCCCGCCGTGGGCCGGGTCGCGTATCTGTCCCAGCGACTGGACCTGCTCGATCCGGAGCGTACGGTGGCGGAGAACCTGGCCGACTCCGCGCCCGCGATGCCGCAGGCGGAGCGGATGAACCTGCTGGCCCGCTTCCTGTTCCGGGGCTCCCGCGTCCAGCTGCCCGCCGGGGTCCTCTCCGGGGGCGAGCGGCTGCGGGCCACCCTGGCCTGCGTCCTGTACGCCGAACCGGCCCCGCAGCTCCTGCTGCTGGACGAGCCGACCAACAATCTCGACCTGGCGAGCGTCGGGCAGCTGGAAAGCGCCCTCACCGCCTTCCAGGGGGCCTTCGTGGTGGTCAGCCACGACGAACGGTTCCTCACGGAGATCGGGGTGGACCGACGGCTGCGGCTCAGCGACGGCCGACTGACGGAGGGCGAGCCCCCGGCGGTGACCGGCCCTCACGACAGCGGGACGGGCCGGTAG
- a CDS encoding ABC-F family ATP-binding cassette domain-containing protein, with product MSPSPLLAHDLVRTLGTRRVLDGVSLTAAPGSRIGLIGENGAGKSTLLRLLAGADQPDSGTVHRPPDLGYLHQEMPHDATSTVSDVLDDALREARADLAELDRLARALDAAAPDSPGHTGLLTEYGERLDHARDHDVWDADRRAGIVLAGLGLGRTAHERVLGSLSGGERTRLALAALLVRRPAALLLDEPTNHLDDDAAAFLEERLRELPGVVVVASHDRTFLDAVCTDLIDLDPAVDGPVRYGGGYTAYQAHKRAERELWQRRYTEEQQELGELGRAVAVTAHRVAAGGWRRDNEKMGFGRTGGRVEKQVSRRVRDAARRLDRLEREQVPEPPRPLRFHAPALAAPPADGILLALRDVRVAGRLALDRLDVTTGDRLLVTGPNGAGKSTLLHVLAGRPAHSGEVLRRPGLTVGLLAQDTVFDRPDRTARDIYARVLGAARADSVPLESLGLLGARELEQRVGELSVGQRRRLALALLVADPPGLLLLDEPTNHLSPLLCDELEEALGSGPGTVVVASHDRWLRSRWRGRELRL from the coding sequence ATGTCCCCCTCCCCCCTGCTCGCCCACGACCTCGTCCGCACGCTCGGTACCCGGCGGGTGCTCGACGGTGTCTCCCTCACCGCGGCCCCGGGCAGCCGGATCGGGCTGATCGGTGAGAACGGCGCCGGTAAGTCCACCCTGCTGCGGCTCCTCGCCGGAGCGGACCAGCCGGACTCCGGCACCGTCCACCGCCCGCCGGACCTCGGGTATCTGCACCAGGAGATGCCCCACGACGCCACATCGACCGTCTCCGACGTGCTCGACGACGCCCTGCGTGAAGCCCGTGCGGACCTCGCGGAACTCGACAGGCTCGCCCGGGCACTCGACGCCGCCGCACCGGACTCCCCCGGTCACACCGGCCTCCTGACGGAGTACGGCGAGCGGCTCGACCACGCCCGGGACCATGACGTCTGGGACGCCGACCGGCGGGCGGGGATCGTCCTCGCGGGCCTCGGTCTCGGCCGGACGGCGCACGAGCGGGTGCTCGGCTCCCTGTCCGGCGGTGAACGCACCCGGCTGGCGCTGGCCGCGCTGCTGGTGCGACGGCCCGCCGCGCTGCTGCTCGACGAACCCACCAACCATCTCGATGACGATGCCGCGGCCTTCCTGGAGGAGCGGTTGCGCGAACTGCCCGGGGTGGTCGTGGTGGCGAGCCACGACCGGACGTTCCTCGACGCGGTCTGCACCGATCTGATCGACCTCGACCCGGCCGTGGACGGCCCGGTCCGCTACGGCGGCGGGTACACCGCCTACCAGGCGCACAAACGCGCGGAACGGGAGCTGTGGCAGCGCCGCTACACCGAGGAGCAGCAGGAACTCGGCGAACTCGGCCGGGCGGTCGCCGTGACGGCCCACCGGGTCGCGGCCGGTGGCTGGCGGCGCGACAACGAGAAGATGGGGTTCGGCCGCACCGGGGGCCGGGTGGAGAAGCAGGTGTCGCGGCGGGTGCGCGACGCCGCCCGCAGGCTCGACCGGCTGGAGCGCGAACAGGTCCCCGAGCCGCCGCGGCCCCTGCGGTTCCACGCCCCCGCGCTCGCGGCCCCGCCCGCCGACGGGATCCTGCTGGCCCTGCGGGACGTCCGGGTGGCCGGTCGGCTCGCACTCGACCGGCTCGATGTGACGACGGGCGACCGGCTGCTGGTCACGGGGCCCAACGGAGCGGGGAAGTCCACGCTGCTCCACGTGCTGGCCGGGCGTCCGGCCCACTCCGGTGAGGTGCTGCGGCGGCCCGGTCTGACGGTCGGGCTGCTGGCCCAGGACACGGTGTTCGACCGGCCGGACCGTACGGCGCGGGACATCTACGCACGGGTCCTCGGCGCGGCGCGCGCCGATTCCGTGCCGCTGGAGTCGCTCGGTCTGCTCGGCGCCCGCGAGCTGGAGCAGCGGGTCGGGGAGCTGTCGGTGGGCCAGCGCCGTCGGCTCGCCCTGGCGCTGCTGGTGGCGGACCCTCCGGGGTTGCTGCTGCTCGACGAGCCCACCAACCATCTGTCGCCGCTGCTCTGCGACGAGCTGGAGGAGGCGCTGGGCAGCGGTCCCGGGACTGTGGTGGTCGCCAGTCATGACCGGTGGCTGCGGTCGCGGTGGCGGGGCCGCGAGCTGCGGTTGTGA
- a CDS encoding OsmC family protein, whose protein sequence is MTTPRRDDTAPPTERGATTMADYRVETVRNGHRDWTARNDRGAEVRIGAADDPGVQPSFTPVELLLAALGGCGGLVMDRTARSVPHDGLVVRVESRSRPEDEGRVGVLRVTYEIDLPEGDDRAAEVFERGVRLTHEKYCTVSRTVEHGARVEAVLPDGTVAFAAG, encoded by the coding sequence ATGACGACGCCGCGGCGCGACGACACCGCGCCGCCGACCGAGCGAGGAGCGACGACCATGGCCGACTACCGCGTCGAGACCGTCCGCAACGGCCACCGGGACTGGACCGCCCGTAACGACAGGGGAGCCGAGGTCCGGATCGGCGCCGCCGACGATCCCGGTGTCCAGCCCTCGTTCACCCCCGTGGAACTGCTGCTCGCCGCCCTCGGCGGCTGCGGCGGACTCGTGATGGACCGCACCGCGCGGTCGGTCCCGCACGACGGACTGGTCGTCCGGGTGGAGTCCAGGTCCCGACCTGAGGATGAGGGCCGGGTCGGGGTGCTCCGCGTAACGTATGAGATCGATCTGCCCGAGGGCGACGACCGGGCCGCCGAGGTCTTCGAGCGCGGCGTCCGGCTGACCCATGAGAAGTACTGCACCGTGAGCCGCACCGTGGAACACGGGGCCAGGGTCGAGGCCGTCCTGCCGGACGGCACGGTCGCGTTCGCGGCGGGCTGA
- a CDS encoding ABC transporter ATP-binding protein translates to MPTAAPPPPQATADGDAGVPPWRLLLDYARPHRWALLAGALLGLLTGATGLALPLVAKALIENLADDKGIAGPLILMSLLVLMNAVIGALGGYLLRRTAESVVLGARRRLTSYLLRLRITAMDRSEPGDLMARVTSDTTLLREVTTEALVGICTGGLTLVATLAMMGWTDPVLMGVTLGVMVLAGSLLGVIVPRISKATKRAQESVGLMGAALERVLGSLRTVKASGAELREERAVHAAAEDSWRQSVRAAKWEAIAGNTAGLAIQIAFLTVLGVGGARVATGSIGIGTLVAFLLYVFYLMGPIQQVVGAVMQYQTGSAAVRRIQEAHRLPAEPVGEPAPLPGPDQPPLSLAFDGVHFRYADDLPPVHHGVTFQVPARGMTAFVGPSGAGKTTVFSLIERFYEPTAGRIEVDGRDLGDWDLARLRASIGYVEQDAPVLSGTLRDNLLLGNPTAGEDEVRQVVTTTRLGPLVERLPDGLDTLVGHRGTKLSGGERQRVAIARALLRRPRLLMLDEATSQLDAVNEAALRDTVAEVARTTTVLVVAHRLSTVTLADRIVVMDAGRVRAVGTHGELVAQDALYAELATTQFLAAADSGVSGSSTPEPVG, encoded by the coding sequence ATACCGACCGCCGCACCGCCTCCCCCGCAGGCCACGGCCGACGGGGACGCCGGAGTGCCCCCGTGGCGGCTGCTGCTCGACTACGCCCGGCCGCACCGCTGGGCGCTGCTCGCCGGCGCGCTGCTGGGTCTGCTCACCGGGGCCACCGGGCTGGCGCTGCCCCTGGTCGCGAAGGCCCTGATCGAAAATCTGGCGGACGACAAGGGCATCGCCGGACCCCTGATCCTGATGTCGCTGCTGGTCCTGATGAACGCCGTGATCGGCGCGCTCGGCGGCTACCTCCTGCGGCGGACCGCCGAGTCGGTGGTGCTCGGCGCCCGCCGCCGGCTCACCTCGTATCTGCTGCGGCTGCGCATCACGGCGATGGACCGCAGCGAGCCGGGTGATCTGATGGCCCGGGTCACCTCCGACACGACACTGTTGCGCGAGGTCACCACCGAGGCGCTCGTCGGGATCTGTACGGGCGGTCTGACCCTGGTCGCGACGCTCGCGATGATGGGCTGGACGGACCCGGTGCTGATGGGCGTCACCCTCGGGGTGATGGTCCTGGCGGGCTCGCTGCTCGGGGTGATCGTGCCCCGGATCAGCAAGGCGACCAAGCGGGCCCAGGAGTCGGTGGGGCTGATGGGCGCCGCGCTGGAGCGTGTGCTCGGTTCGCTGCGGACCGTCAAGGCGTCCGGCGCCGAGCTCCGGGAGGAGCGCGCGGTGCACGCGGCGGCCGAGGACTCGTGGCGGCAGAGCGTCCGGGCCGCCAAGTGGGAGGCCATCGCGGGGAACACCGCCGGGCTGGCGATCCAGATCGCCTTCCTCACGGTGCTGGGTGTCGGTGGCGCGCGGGTGGCCACCGGGTCCATCGGGATCGGCACGCTGGTGGCGTTCCTGCTGTACGTCTTCTATCTGATGGGCCCGATCCAGCAGGTCGTCGGCGCCGTGATGCAGTACCAGACCGGGTCGGCGGCGGTACGGCGTATCCAGGAGGCCCACCGGCTGCCCGCCGAGCCCGTCGGGGAGCCCGCGCCGCTCCCGGGCCCCGACCAGCCGCCGCTGTCACTGGCGTTCGACGGGGTCCACTTCCGGTACGCGGACGATCTGCCGCCCGTCCACCACGGGGTCACGTTCCAGGTTCCCGCGCGTGGCATGACCGCGTTCGTGGGGCCGTCGGGCGCGGGCAAGACCACGGTGTTCTCGCTGATCGAGCGCTTCTACGAGCCGACGGCGGGCCGGATCGAGGTCGACGGCCGGGACCTCGGCGACTGGGACCTCGCCCGGCTCCGCGCGTCCATCGGGTACGTGGAGCAGGACGCCCCCGTGCTGTCCGGGACGCTCCGCGACAATCTGCTGCTCGGCAACCCGACGGCCGGTGAGGACGAGGTGCGCCAGGTGGTCACCACGACCCGGCTCGGCCCGCTGGTCGAGCGGCTGCCCGACGGACTGGACACCCTGGTCGGGCACCGGGGCACCAAGCTGTCGGGCGGGGAGCGGCAGCGGGTGGCGATCGCCCGCGCCCTGCTGCGCCGCCCCCGGCTGCTGATGCTGGACGAGGCGACGAGTCAGCTGGACGCGGTCAACGAGGCGGCGCTGCGGGACACCGTGGCGGAGGTCGCCCGGACGACGACGGTCCTGGTCGTCGCGCACCGGCTGTCGACGGTGACCCTCGCGGACCGGATCGTGGTCATGGACGCGGGCCGGGTCCGCGCGGTGGGCACGCACGGGGAACTCGTCGCCCAGGACGCGCTGTACGCGGAGCTGGCGACGACGCAGTTCCTCGCGGCGGCCGACTCGGGGGTTTCCGGGAGCAGCACGCCCGAGCCCGTCGGCTGA
- a CDS encoding phosphoketolase family protein has translation MPDVRIPASPVLTDTEAAALDAHWRAANYLAVGQIYLMANPLLTEPLRPEHIKPRLLGHWGTSPGLNLVHTHLNRAIRDRDLDALCVWGPGHGGPAVLANSWLEGTYSETYPDITRDADGMARLFKQFSFPGGVPSHVAPEVPGSIHEGGELGYSLTHAYGAALDNPRLLVACVIGDGEAETGPLAASWHSNKFLDPVRDGAVLPILHLNGYKIGNPTVLSRLPEDELDDLLRGYGHEPLHVTGDEPLAVHQAMAAALDTALDRIDTFQRQAREGRSPERPRWPVLVLRTPKGWTGPAVVDGLPVENTWRSHQVPLTQVRDNPEHLRQLEQWLRSYRPEELFDPTGRPTAQVLSCLPEGEHRLGATPHANGGLLLRDLPIPPLEEHAVPVDKRGNALHEPTRVLGGLLAGIMRDTARRRDFRVVGPDETASNRLDALYEVTAKAWQGEYLDTDENLARDGRVMEVLSEHLCQGWLEGYLLTGRHGLFSSYEAFAHIVDSMVNQHIKWLRTARRLPWRRPIASLNYLLTSHVWRQDHNGFSHQDPGFVDHVLNKSPEVVRVYLPPDANTLLATADHALRSRDLVNVIVAGKQPSFDWLTLDEARAHCARGAGVWQWAGTEEAVDGDDGPDVVLACAGDVPTLEVLAAAELLRHHLPELAVRVVNVVDMARLMPHGEHPHGMTDFEYDALFTPDKPVVFAYHGYPWLIHRLIYRRAGHAQTHVRGYKEEGTTTTPFDMVVRNDLDRYRLVMDVIDRVPGLGVRAVALRQAMADVRTRHHAWIREHGTDLPEVADWTWTG, from the coding sequence ATGCCGGACGTCCGAATCCCGGCTTCCCCCGTACTCACCGACACCGAAGCAGCCGCTCTGGACGCCCACTGGCGGGCCGCGAACTACCTGGCCGTCGGTCAGATCTATCTGATGGCCAATCCCCTGCTGACCGAACCTCTCAGGCCCGAACACATCAAACCCCGGCTGCTCGGCCACTGGGGCACCTCACCCGGTCTGAACCTTGTCCACACCCACCTCAACCGCGCCATCCGGGACCGGGACCTGGACGCCCTGTGCGTCTGGGGCCCCGGACACGGCGGCCCGGCCGTCCTCGCCAACTCCTGGCTGGAGGGCACGTACTCGGAGACGTACCCGGACATCACCCGCGACGCGGACGGCATGGCACGGCTGTTCAAACAGTTCTCGTTCCCCGGCGGGGTACCGAGCCATGTGGCGCCCGAGGTCCCCGGCTCCATCCACGAGGGCGGCGAACTGGGCTACTCGCTCACCCACGCGTACGGCGCCGCCCTCGACAACCCCCGGCTGCTGGTCGCCTGCGTCATCGGTGACGGTGAGGCCGAGACCGGGCCGCTCGCCGCCTCCTGGCACTCGAACAAGTTCCTCGACCCGGTCCGCGACGGGGCCGTGCTGCCGATCCTCCACCTCAACGGCTACAAGATCGGCAACCCGACCGTCCTGTCCCGGCTCCCCGAGGACGAACTGGACGACCTGCTGCGCGGCTACGGCCACGAGCCCCTCCACGTCACCGGTGACGAACCCCTCGCGGTGCACCAGGCGATGGCCGCCGCCCTCGACACCGCCCTCGACCGCATCGACACCTTCCAGCGCCAGGCCCGCGAGGGCCGCAGCCCCGAACGCCCCCGCTGGCCCGTGCTCGTGCTGCGCACCCCCAAGGGCTGGACCGGACCGGCCGTGGTCGACGGACTGCCCGTCGAGAACACCTGGCGTTCCCATCAAGTGCCCCTGACCCAGGTCCGTGACAACCCCGAGCATCTGCGCCAGCTCGAACAGTGGCTCCGCTCCTACCGCCCCGAGGAACTCTTCGACCCCACCGGCCGTCCCACCGCGCAGGTGCTGTCCTGTCTGCCCGAGGGCGAGCACCGCCTCGGGGCCACCCCGCACGCCAACGGCGGGCTGCTGCTGCGCGATCTGCCGATCCCGCCCCTTGAGGAACACGCGGTGCCCGTCGACAAACGCGGCAACGCCCTGCATGAACCCACCCGGGTGCTCGGCGGGCTGCTCGCCGGGATCATGCGGGACACCGCCCGGCGGCGGGACTTCCGGGTCGTCGGACCCGACGAGACCGCGTCCAACCGGCTCGACGCGCTGTACGAGGTCACCGCGAAGGCATGGCAGGGGGAGTACCTCGACACCGACGAGAACCTGGCCCGGGACGGCCGGGTGATGGAGGTCCTCTCCGAACACCTCTGCCAGGGCTGGCTGGAGGGATATCTGCTGACCGGCCGGCACGGCCTCTTCTCCAGCTACGAGGCGTTCGCCCATATCGTCGACTCGATGGTCAACCAGCACATCAAATGGCTCAGGACCGCCCGCAGGCTGCCGTGGCGGCGCCCGATCGCCTCGCTCAACTACCTGCTCACCTCCCATGTATGGCGCCAGGACCACAACGGCTTCTCGCACCAGGACCCCGGTTTCGTGGACCATGTGCTGAACAAGAGCCCCGAGGTCGTCCGCGTCTACCTCCCGCCGGACGCCAACACCCTGCTCGCCACCGCCGACCACGCCCTGCGCAGCCGCGACCTCGTCAACGTCATCGTCGCCGGGAAGCAGCCGTCCTTCGACTGGCTCACCCTCGACGAGGCCCGCGCGCACTGCGCCCGTGGCGCCGGGGTGTGGCAGTGGGCCGGTACGGAGGAGGCCGTGGACGGCGACGACGGACCCGATGTCGTCCTCGCGTGCGCCGGTGACGTACCGACCCTGGAGGTACTGGCCGCCGCCGAACTGCTGCGGCATCATCTGCCCGAGCTGGCGGTACGCGTGGTCAACGTCGTGGACATGGCACGGCTGATGCCCCACGGGGAACATCCGCACGGGATGACCGACTTCGAGTACGACGCCCTCTTCACCCCGGACAAGCCGGTCGTCTTCGCCTACCACGGCTATCCCTGGCTGATCCACCGGCTGATCTACCGCCGTGCCGGACACGCGCAGACCCATGTCCGGGGCTACAAGGAGGAGGGCACCACCACCACGCCCTTCGACATGGTCGTCCGTAACGACCTGGACCGCTACCGGCTGGTCATGGACGTCATCGACCGGGTACCGGGGCTCGGGGTCAGGGCGGTCGCCCTGCGGCAGGCGATGGCCGATGTCCGCACCCGCCATCACGCCTGGATCCGTGAGCACGGTACGGACCTGCCGGAGGTCGCCGACTGGACCTGGACCGGCTGA
- a CDS encoding lytic polysaccharide monooxygenase auxiliary activity family 9 protein, which yields MHTSRKTAAIIGAALAPALALTLPASSASAHGYISTPPSRQAQCAAGTVSCGDIKYEPQSVEGPKGLRSCSGGNSRFSELDNDGKGWTVTPVSRTTQFQWKLTARHATSTWQYYVGGRKVAEFNDGGAQPGSTVSHSVNLGASGKQKVLAVWNVADTPNAFYACIDVNVR from the coding sequence ATGCACACGAGCAGGAAAACCGCCGCGATCATCGGCGCGGCGCTCGCCCCCGCACTCGCCCTGACCCTTCCGGCCAGCAGTGCCAGCGCGCACGGGTACATCTCGACCCCGCCCAGCAGGCAGGCGCAGTGCGCCGCCGGGACCGTCAGCTGTGGTGACATCAAGTACGAGCCGCAGAGCGTGGAGGGTCCCAAGGGGCTGCGGAGTTGCAGTGGCGGCAACTCCCGCTTCTCCGAGCTCGACAACGACGGCAAGGGCTGGACCGTGACCCCGGTCAGCCGGACCACGCAGTTCCAGTGGAAGCTGACCGCGCGTCACGCGACCAGCACCTGGCAGTACTACGTGGGTGGGCGCAAGGTCGCCGAGTTCAACGACGGTGGCGCCCAGCCTGGTTCGACCGTGTCCCACTCGGTGAACCTCGGCGCGTCCGGCAAGCAGAAGGTGCTCGCGGTGTGGAATGTCGCGGACACGCCCAACGCGTTCTACGCCTGCATCGATGTGAACGTGCGCTGA